In Paenibacillus guangzhouensis, a single window of DNA contains:
- the yjcZ gene encoding sporulation protein YjcZ: MGGVGGGFITTASTILVLFILLVIVACACL; encoded by the coding sequence ATGGGCGGAGTAGGCGGTGGATTTATCACTACTGCGAGTACAATTCTTGTTTTATTTATCTTGTTAGTTATCGTGGCATGTGCATGCCTCTAA
- a CDS encoding pseudouridine synthase: protein MKKTIRLDKVLSHMGLGTRSEIKKWAKQGRITVNDRMVKDTGLQVQTEEDIILLDGERVHYREFIYLMLNKPAGVISATEDRYDQTVIDLLGDEERGFEPFPVGRLDKDTVGLLLLTNDGKLSHELLSPRKHVPKTYIANVVGDVGEYDITAFQAGVTLDDGYVTKPAALTILHHDRTGAEVISRIQLTIIEGKFHQVKRMFESVGKKVIYLQRISMGTLTLDTELAEGEYRELTAEELAGLKQERE, encoded by the coding sequence ATGAAAAAGACGATTCGATTGGATAAAGTGCTAAGTCATATGGGACTGGGTACGCGCAGTGAAATTAAGAAATGGGCCAAGCAGGGACGAATTACGGTGAATGACCGTATGGTCAAAGATACAGGGCTGCAAGTGCAGACCGAAGAAGATATCATTCTGCTCGATGGCGAACGCGTTCACTATCGAGAGTTTATTTATCTCATGCTGAACAAGCCTGCGGGTGTGATCTCTGCCACGGAAGATCGCTATGACCAGACGGTCATTGATTTGCTGGGAGACGAGGAGCGCGGCTTTGAGCCGTTTCCTGTAGGAAGACTAGATAAAGATACGGTAGGCCTTCTGCTATTAACCAATGACGGGAAGCTCTCGCATGAGCTGTTATCTCCTCGCAAACATGTTCCGAAGACGTATATTGCGAATGTTGTTGGCGATGTAGGGGAATACGATATTACGGCTTTTCAAGCGGGTGTGACACTGGATGACGGGTACGTTACGAAACCGGCGGCATTAACGATTCTTCATCATGATCGAACAGGAGCGGAAGTGATCTCCAGAATCCAATTGACGATCATAGAGGGCAAATTTCATCAAGTTAAGCGCATGTTCGAATCCGTTGGGAAGAAGGTTATCTATCTCCAGCGGATCTCCATGGGCACGTTAACCCTCGATACAGAGCTTGCGGAAGGCGAATATCGTGAACTGACAGCCGAAGAGCTGGCAGGACTCAAGCAAGAACGGGAATAG
- a CDS encoding glycosyltransferase family 4 protein, with protein MKLLQALFFPPEQPGGVSSMIPFFQERFQKPNWEMEIFSIPKRVRCKGHEEVAFDTFDWHLYEENPTVQKYIQTIRDYIWWSRMRLKQPYDVIHAHHPIAALVLKKLFPDTPVVMTIHSSYERELILNGKIEDGGIEHQFLTSIYRELEYHMDQILTVSESFKQYLSTYMNHPERIIVIPNGYDERRFKPISHENEVPQLITVCRLVPAKGMDILLQACAELKSRGHSYVLHIIGDGPIRTELEELAAKLDIYDETIFYGYMLHPEQFMPFSDIFVLPSRAEAFGSVFAEAALCWLALVGTNVGGIAEQIEDGVNGLLVPPDQPSALADALEKMMIDPVYRYQLSRAGWEKAKKSYSLTRVVNELKNIYLQVKRKS; from the coding sequence ATGAAACTGTTACAAGCTCTGTTCTTTCCGCCAGAGCAACCGGGCGGAGTGTCTTCTATGATTCCTTTTTTTCAGGAACGGTTTCAGAAGCCGAATTGGGAGATGGAAATATTTTCGATTCCCAAACGCGTCCGCTGCAAAGGGCATGAAGAAGTTGCGTTTGATACATTCGATTGGCACCTATACGAGGAGAACCCGACGGTGCAAAAATATATTCAGACTATCCGAGATTATATATGGTGGTCTAGAATGCGCCTGAAGCAGCCGTATGATGTGATTCATGCGCATCATCCGATCGCAGCGCTTGTCCTGAAGAAGCTGTTCCCGGATACGCCCGTCGTCATGACGATCCATTCGAGCTACGAGCGAGAACTCATTTTGAACGGAAAAATTGAAGATGGCGGGATCGAGCATCAATTCCTAACGTCGATTTACCGCGAGCTTGAATATCATATGGATCAGATACTGACGGTATCCGAGTCGTTCAAGCAGTATCTGTCTACATATATGAATCACCCTGAACGTATTATCGTCATTCCGAACGGTTATGATGAGCGTCGGTTCAAGCCGATCTCTCACGAGAATGAAGTGCCTCAGCTGATCACGGTGTGCCGGCTAGTGCCAGCCAAAGGAATGGATATTCTCCTGCAAGCCTGTGCAGAGCTCAAATCGCGTGGACACTCTTATGTCCTGCACATCATAGGGGATGGTCCGATCCGTACGGAGCTCGAGGAGCTCGCTGCGAAGCTTGATATTTATGATGAGACCATTTTCTACGGCTATATGCTGCATCCGGAACAGTTCATGCCGTTCTCGGATATCTTCGTCCTCCCATCGAGAGCCGAAGCATTTGGATCGGTATTCGCCGAAGCTGCGCTATGCTGGCTTGCCCTCGTCGGGACGAATGTCGGCGGAATCGCAGAGCAGATCGAAGACGGCGTAAACGGTCTGTTGGTGCCGCCGGATCAACCGTCGGCGCTTGCGGATGCGCTCGAGAAAATGATGATCGACCCAGTCTATCGGTATCAGCTGTCACGAGCCGGATGGGAGAAAGCCAAAAAATCATATTCGTTGACGCGCGTCGTCAATGAACTCAAAAATATTTATCTGCAAGTGAAGCGAAAATCGTAA
- a CDS encoding RsmF rRNA methyltransferase first C-terminal domain-containing protein, producing MGITLPLAFRTKMERLLGEEYEAFMASYDAPRFYGVRVNTLKIAVGQFKELSPFALRAIPWATEGFYVEEDARPGKHPYYHAGLYYIQEPSAMAPVELLEVEAHDRVLDLCAAPGGKSTQIAAKLAGTGLLVTNDNNADRTKALAKNMELYGVRNAVVLNALPEEIARTFEHAFDKILIDAPCSGEGMFRKDEDMAKQWEKHSVEACVLMQRDILRTAASLLAPGGRIVYSTCTFSPEENEAMIAEFLELHPDFRVAPITASSGFASGQGEWIRPLTDVSGKAFDEETIQAVNGTGRLWPHLIEGEGHFLAVLQHDGSELSQSEIKDTPAKKDKRSKSPEPKTKLTADEQELVQQFLRDHLNVQLQGELVRYGQHVYLSPVEQHRLTGLKVVRPGFFIGTLKKNRFEPSHPLATALHTHEAVRRINLDSSSDEAVRYLRGETLSIAEERVQRAHDQVAPKGYILICVDGYSVGWGKWIDGMLKNEYPAGWRWT from the coding sequence ATGGGAATAACGTTGCCGCTCGCATTCAGGACGAAGATGGAGCGACTGTTGGGCGAGGAATATGAGGCATTTATGGCCTCTTACGATGCGCCAAGATTTTATGGGGTTCGTGTGAACACACTAAAAATAGCCGTTGGTCAATTTAAGGAGTTGTCGCCCTTCGCGCTTCGGGCTATTCCATGGGCGACGGAAGGATTCTATGTGGAGGAAGACGCACGTCCAGGCAAGCACCCTTACTACCATGCAGGACTCTATTATATTCAAGAGCCAAGCGCGATGGCACCTGTCGAATTGCTAGAGGTTGAAGCGCATGACCGCGTGCTTGATCTATGTGCAGCGCCAGGTGGCAAATCGACGCAGATTGCGGCCAAGCTTGCCGGGACAGGCCTGCTCGTGACGAATGACAACAACGCGGATCGGACGAAAGCTCTCGCCAAAAACATGGAGCTGTATGGTGTGCGGAATGCCGTCGTACTGAATGCGCTGCCGGAGGAGATCGCACGTACGTTCGAACATGCCTTTGATAAAATATTGATCGATGCGCCTTGTTCAGGGGAAGGGATGTTCCGCAAGGATGAGGATATGGCAAAGCAATGGGAGAAGCATTCCGTTGAGGCTTGTGTGCTGATGCAGCGCGATATCCTGCGAACAGCAGCTTCGCTCCTCGCGCCAGGCGGGCGTATCGTCTACTCGACATGCACCTTCTCTCCTGAAGAAAATGAAGCGATGATCGCAGAGTTTCTGGAGCTTCACCCTGATTTCCGCGTCGCGCCAATCACGGCCAGCAGCGGCTTCGCGTCCGGACAAGGGGAATGGATTCGACCATTGACCGATGTATCGGGGAAAGCGTTCGACGAAGAGACGATTCAAGCCGTGAACGGTACCGGAAGACTATGGCCGCACCTTATCGAGGGGGAAGGTCATTTCCTAGCGGTGCTGCAGCATGATGGATCTGAACTATCCCAAAGTGAAATAAAGGATACGCCTGCCAAGAAAGATAAGCGAAGCAAGTCGCCTGAACCAAAAACAAAACTAACTGCCGATGAACAGGAACTCGTGCAGCAATTCTTACGAGACCATTTGAACGTTCAATTGCAAGGCGAGCTTGTACGTTACGGACAACATGTCTATTTATCGCCTGTTGAACAGCATCGTTTGACTGGATTGAAGGTCGTCAGACCGGGATTTTTCATCGGGACGTTGAAGAAAAACCGATTCGAGCCGTCGCATCCGCTGGCTACCGCGCTGCATACGCATGAGGCGGTGAGACGGATCAATCTGGATTCAAGCTCCGATGAAGCGGTTCGTTATTTGCGTGGAGAGACGTTGTCGATCGCGGAAGAGCGAGTGCAGCGAGCACATGATCAGGTTGCGCCAAAGGGATATATACTCATCTGTGTTGACGGGTATTCCGTTGGATGGGGCAAATGGATCGACGGCATGTTAAAGAATGAATACCCGGCAGGGTGGAGGTGGACTTAG
- a CDS encoding Cof-type HAD-IIB family hydrolase translates to MNRFQMIALDVDGTLINDHHEMTAKTRESILEVAKQGAEIVLCTGRNPSSTIPLLEELGLVGTVITHNGAVTMESDTRKIIHQYVIADSELAPFKAYCREHNYHFDLNTANELYVEREDILTEEVLAMYGKFYIVPSVLPVDGSLTDQMVKLTAFGTKEQMDELEAEWSTWTHELTIIRSGDYFIDIMHSKASKGNALKHCAASREIESSSILAIGNYYNDITMLQFAGVGVAMDNSPVEVKAAADDITLSNNEDGVHMALVKYCL, encoded by the coding sequence ATGAACCGATTTCAAATGATTGCACTGGACGTGGATGGAACACTGATTAATGATCATCATGAGATGACGGCGAAGACGAGAGAATCCATACTCGAGGTCGCGAAGCAGGGTGCCGAGATCGTATTGTGTACGGGACGCAATCCGAGCAGTACCATTCCGCTATTGGAGGAATTAGGACTCGTGGGGACCGTCATTACACATAATGGCGCCGTGACGATGGAATCCGATACACGCAAGATCATTCATCAGTACGTTATTGCTGATTCAGAGCTGGCCCCATTCAAGGCGTATTGCCGTGAGCACAATTATCATTTTGATCTGAACACTGCGAATGAGCTGTATGTTGAGCGGGAAGATATTTTGACGGAAGAAGTGCTTGCTATGTACGGCAAATTCTATATCGTCCCCTCGGTGCTGCCTGTAGATGGCTCGCTAACAGACCAGATGGTCAAGTTGACGGCGTTCGGTACGAAGGAACAAATGGACGAGCTGGAAGCGGAGTGGAGTACTTGGACGCACGAGCTTACGATCATTCGCAGCGGAGATTATTTCATTGATATTATGCATTCAAAAGCTTCGAAGGGAAATGCGCTCAAACATTGCGCAGCAAGTCGTGAGATTGAATCCAGTTCGATTCTCGCAATCGGGAATTACTATAACGATATTACGATGCTGCAATTCGCGGGTGTAGGGGTTGCGATGGATAATTCGCCAGTAGAAGTCAAAGCGGCAGCCGATGATATTACGCTCAGCAATAATGAAGACGGCGTGCATATGGCACTCGTGAAATATTGTCTCTAA
- the codB gene encoding cytosine permease, giving the protein MEKVDLEFSFGPVPQANRNGFWKILAVMLGFTFFSASMWSGGAIGNGLTFSQFIWVVLSGNLILGIYTGALAYIAAKTGLSTHLLTKYAFGIKGSYLSSLLLGFTQVGWFGVGVAMFAVPVQKVTGMNVYLLIAISGVLMTITAIYGIKALAILGIVAVPSIAILGSYSVVEATNTIGGLEGLFAHQPTQAMGLAAALTICIGSFISGGTLTPDFARFARTTRSAVVSTVIAFFLGNSLMFLFGAVGAIAYGKADISDVMFAQGLILPAIIVLGLNIWTTNENALYASGLGFANITKIAKHKIVVFNGVLGTIAAMWLYNNFVGFLTVLGTALPSIGAILLADYFILKRGKYGKFEDMTFKQVNWMALIAWAGGVVVANVLPGVPPINGLLGTAIIYVIGMKCLPVRGDK; this is encoded by the coding sequence ATGGAAAAAGTAGATTTGGAATTCTCATTTGGGCCTGTACCGCAGGCGAATCGCAACGGTTTTTGGAAAATTCTCGCGGTGATGCTCGGATTCACCTTCTTCTCGGCAAGCATGTGGTCGGGTGGAGCCATTGGAAATGGACTGACATTCAGCCAGTTTATCTGGGTCGTCTTATCAGGGAATTTGATCCTAGGCATCTATACGGGAGCGCTCGCGTATATTGCGGCGAAGACGGGGTTATCGACACATTTGCTTACGAAATATGCCTTCGGAATCAAAGGATCTTATTTATCGTCCTTATTGCTAGGCTTCACGCAGGTCGGCTGGTTCGGCGTCGGCGTAGCGATGTTCGCGGTTCCCGTACAGAAGGTAACGGGCATGAACGTCTATCTGCTAATTGCGATCTCAGGCGTGCTGATGACGATTACAGCGATTTACGGGATCAAAGCTTTAGCTATACTCGGCATCGTCGCTGTGCCTTCGATTGCGATTCTAGGCAGCTACTCCGTCGTGGAAGCAACGAATACGATTGGCGGCTTGGAAGGGTTGTTCGCACATCAACCAACACAAGCGATGGGGCTTGCAGCAGCGTTAACGATTTGTATTGGATCCTTCATTAGCGGCGGAACGCTGACACCGGACTTCGCACGATTCGCACGAACGACTCGTTCGGCGGTCGTATCCACCGTCATTGCGTTCTTCCTGGGTAATTCCTTGATGTTCTTGTTCGGTGCAGTCGGCGCCATTGCTTATGGCAAAGCGGATATATCCGATGTCATGTTCGCGCAAGGATTGATCTTACCGGCGATCATCGTGCTTGGATTGAACATTTGGACGACCAATGAGAATGCGCTCTATGCATCGGGGCTTGGATTTGCGAACATTACGAAAATTGCGAAGCACAAGATCGTCGTGTTCAACGGCGTACTCGGAACGATCGCAGCGATGTGGCTGTACAACAATTTCGTTGGCTTCTTAACGGTGCTCGGTACAGCCCTGCCATCGATCGGTGCGATTCTGCTCGCGGATTATTTCATTCTGAAACGTGGCAAATATGGCAAATTCGAAGATATGACCTTCAAGCAAGTGAACTGGATGGCATTGATCGCATGGGCTGGCGGCGTGGTCGTTGCCAATGTGCTGCCTGGGGTTCCGCCGATAAACGGATTACTTGGGACAGCAATCATTTATGTCATCGGAATGAAGTGTTTGCCAGTACGAGGGGATAAATAA
- a CDS encoding ABC transporter ATP-binding protein gives MSEPTPTPLLEVEHLHAGFRIQGKMYHAVDNVSLKLHAGKIICIVGESGCGKSVLSLSIMDLLPKGIGTVTEGRVQFNGRDLTKLSMEEMNKIRGKEISMIFQEPMTALNPVFTIGSQLQEVLLNHTTMNKKESRARVIELLKQVGISRADRIVDEYPHQLSGGMRQRVMIAMAIACNPKLLIADEPTTALDVTIQAQILELLKDIKQHSDMSILFITHDLGVVAEMADEVIVMYGGQIVEQAPVAAIFHDPKHPYLRLLLQSIPRMEETKHRLESIQGIVPSLRNMPRVGCRFADRCPSVMDHCRTVTPELLPHTDGHTVRCLLYHDASARHSAQEVKS, from the coding sequence ATGAGCGAACCCACTCCAACACCCTTGCTTGAGGTCGAGCATTTGCATGCTGGATTTCGTATTCAAGGAAAGATGTATCATGCAGTTGATAACGTCTCTCTGAAACTTCACGCCGGCAAAATTATTTGCATTGTAGGCGAATCCGGCTGTGGGAAGAGCGTGCTTTCTCTATCCATCATGGATCTGCTGCCGAAAGGCATTGGTACCGTCACAGAAGGACGTGTCCAATTCAATGGACGTGATCTTACGAAGCTATCCATGGAAGAGATGAACAAGATTCGCGGCAAAGAGATCAGCATGATCTTCCAAGAACCGATGACCGCGCTTAATCCTGTTTTCACGATCGGGTCACAGCTGCAGGAGGTCCTTCTTAACCACACAACAATGAACAAAAAAGAGTCTCGCGCACGTGTTATCGAACTTCTTAAGCAAGTTGGTATCTCGCGGGCTGACCGCATTGTGGATGAATATCCGCATCAATTGTCCGGCGGGATGCGTCAACGCGTCATGATTGCGATGGCCATTGCCTGCAATCCCAAGCTCCTGATCGCAGACGAACCGACGACAGCACTCGATGTCACCATTCAAGCTCAAATTCTTGAGCTTCTCAAAGATATTAAGCAGCACAGCGATATGTCCATCCTGTTCATCACGCACGATCTTGGCGTCGTCGCGGAGATGGCGGATGAAGTGATTGTCATGTACGGCGGACAGATTGTAGAGCAAGCCCCGGTTGCTGCAATCTTCCATGATCCGAAGCATCCTTACTTGCGCCTACTTTTGCAATCGATTCCACGAATGGAGGAAACCAAACATCGCTTAGAATCCATCCAAGGGATCGTTCCATCGCTCCGGAATATGCCGCGTGTCGGCTGTCGCTTCGCCGACCGCTGCCCATCTGTCATGGACCACTGCCGCACGGTAACACCGGAACTGCTCCCGCACACGGACGGCCATACGGTTCGTTGCTTGCTGTACCATGATGCATCCGCACGACATTCGGCACAGGAGGTGAAATCATGA
- a CDS encoding GGDEF domain-containing protein, whose protein sequence is MSTLANFFTGTIGQAFSSSCIIYIMFIMILLSIRMYRKQGKKAYLYLIFGFLLIMTYQGLNIHFSINEVLRAPKISYFVEILQTLSFIILNLAIYQLYNRNSRRTVIYCCLLIMGILVLPTVQLLVDPLFLSGPPTDHFTGIWPLQTYNLVLCILFGLTLGRRIRQQLKYYSSLVLYGIILALNLMGTHLLTKPSAFLELTLNLLPIVYYTLLYFILFDRVVELLQSVYRSSITDGLTSLYNRRYFNKVASHYIHENLRVSVIFSDIDNFKKLNDTEGHHRADGVLKQVANIMTEELEGIGITGRYGGEELVALVVDKDAKVEEVAETIRRRVASESIVTISVGHSTLRKGVTTEELVKQADQAMYHSKTTGKNKVTAYADLLGPASKPERKTRLGSA, encoded by the coding sequence ATGTCAACATTGGCGAATTTCTTCACAGGTACGATCGGACAAGCCTTCTCGTCATCTTGCATTATATACATAATGTTCATCATGATCCTGCTGTCCATAAGAATGTATCGGAAACAAGGCAAAAAAGCTTACCTATATCTCATTTTCGGCTTTCTCCTCATTATGACATACCAAGGTTTGAACATCCATTTTAGCATAAATGAGGTCTTAAGAGCCCCCAAGATCAGCTATTTCGTTGAAATCTTGCAGACGTTATCGTTCATCATTTTGAACTTAGCGATCTATCAACTCTATAATCGCAACTCGCGGCGGACCGTTATTTATTGCTGCCTGCTCATTATGGGCATTCTCGTCTTGCCAACCGTTCAGCTGCTGGTAGACCCGCTGTTCTTAAGCGGTCCTCCTACGGATCATTTCACAGGCATCTGGCCGCTGCAGACTTACAATCTGGTGTTGTGCATCCTCTTTGGTCTGACGCTTGGCAGACGCATCAGACAGCAGCTTAAATATTATAGCAGTCTCGTGCTATACGGCATAATTCTGGCGCTCAATTTGATGGGAACCCACCTATTGACGAAGCCCTCGGCATTCCTTGAACTAACGCTTAATCTTTTGCCGATTGTATATTATACGCTGCTCTATTTTATTCTGTTCGACCGTGTTGTCGAGCTGCTGCAATCTGTCTATCGCTCCTCCATCACGGACGGATTAACGAGCTTGTATAATCGGCGATACTTCAACAAGGTCGCATCCCACTATATTCATGAGAATTTGCGGGTCAGCGTCATCTTCAGCGATATTGATAATTTCAAGAAGTTAAATGATACCGAAGGTCACCACCGGGCTGATGGCGTCCTGAAGCAGGTTGCGAATATTATGACGGAGGAGCTCGAAGGTATCGGCATTACAGGGCGTTATGGCGGGGAAGAGCTCGTTGCCCTAGTCGTAGACAAAGACGCCAAAGTCGAAGAAGTGGCAGAGACCATTCGGCGGCGCGTCGCTTCCGAGAGCATCGTCACAATTAGTGTCGGACACAGCACGCTTCGCAAGGGCGTAACGACGGAGGAATTAGTGAAGCAAGCCGACCAAGCAATGTATCACTCGAAGACAACAGGCAAAAATAAAGTTACGGCTTATGCGGACCTGCTCGGTCCAGCCAGTAAACCAGAACGGAAGACCCGCTTGGGATCCGCATAA
- a CDS encoding cytosine deaminase, producing MIITNAKLRGQEGQWDLEIQEGKFTKISPATNAVREQEVVDAAGNLVLPPFIEPHIHLDTTLTAGEPAWNQSGTLFEGIQRWSERKQTLTAEDVKRRSKTALKWQIAQGIQHVRTHVDVTDPDLVALKALLEVKEEMAPYVDLQLVAFPQEGILSYPNGPELLEEAMKMGADVVGGIPHFEFTREYGVDSMKIVFDLAEKYDRLVDIHCDEIDDEQSRFLEVVAKEAYERGLGARTTASHTTAMGSYNDAYAYKLFRLLKMASLNFVSNPLVNIHLQGRFDTYPKRRGLTRVKELQEAGLNVCFGHDDIFDPWYPLGTGNMLQVLHMGIHASQLMGYEQIVNSIDLITKNSARTLQIEDRYGIEVGKPANFIILSAENEYEAIRKQATVRYSFRNGEVIAETKPSESTISLGETEKVDFNK from the coding sequence ATGATCATTACAAATGCGAAGCTTCGAGGACAAGAAGGACAGTGGGATCTGGAAATCCAGGAAGGTAAATTCACGAAAATCTCGCCAGCGACGAATGCTGTGCGTGAACAAGAAGTGGTTGATGCAGCGGGAAATCTGGTATTGCCTCCGTTCATTGAGCCGCATATTCACTTAGATACGACATTGACGGCAGGGGAGCCTGCGTGGAATCAGAGCGGTACGTTGTTCGAAGGCATTCAGCGCTGGTCAGAACGCAAACAGACGTTAACGGCCGAAGATGTGAAGCGTCGTTCGAAGACGGCGTTAAAATGGCAAATTGCGCAAGGGATCCAGCATGTGCGTACACACGTGGACGTTACGGACCCGGATCTCGTCGCGCTGAAGGCGCTGTTAGAAGTGAAAGAAGAAATGGCGCCGTATGTCGACCTGCAATTGGTTGCATTCCCGCAGGAAGGGATTCTATCGTATCCGAACGGACCGGAGCTGCTAGAAGAAGCCATGAAGATGGGCGCGGATGTCGTAGGCGGCATTCCGCATTTCGAATTCACGCGCGAATACGGTGTCGATTCAATGAAGATCGTCTTCGACCTTGCCGAGAAATATGATCGGCTCGTGGATATCCACTGCGATGAAATTGACGATGAGCAGTCGAGATTCCTCGAAGTTGTCGCAAAGGAAGCGTATGAGCGCGGACTTGGCGCACGGACAACAGCGAGCCATACGACAGCGATGGGGTCCTATAATGATGCGTATGCGTACAAGCTGTTCCGTCTGCTTAAGATGGCATCGCTGAATTTCGTATCGAATCCGCTCGTGAATATCCATCTGCAAGGCCGATTTGATACGTATCCGAAGCGTAGAGGATTAACGCGTGTGAAGGAATTGCAAGAAGCGGGATTGAACGTCTGCTTCGGACATGATGACATCTTCGACCCATGGTACCCGCTCGGTACAGGCAACATGCTGCAAGTGCTGCATATGGGCATTCATGCATCACAGCTCATGGGCTACGAGCAAATTGTGAATTCTATCGACCTCATCACGAAGAATAGCGCTAGAACGCTGCAAATTGAAGATCGCTATGGTATTGAAGTAGGCAAACCTGCCAATTTCATCATCTTATCGGCTGAGAATGAATATGAGGCGATTCGCAAGCAAGCGACGGTGCGTTATTCGTTCCGAAACGGTGAAGTCATTGCAGAGACGAAGCCAAGTGAGTCGACCATTTCGCTAGGTGAAACGGAGAAGGTTGATTTTAATAAATAA
- a CDS encoding RsmB/NOP family class I SAM-dependent RNA methyltransferase, with amino-acid sequence MTISLPFTYIEQMRTLLGQDAERFLRSYDETRTQGLRINPLKTDFHSKLTAELCKMYELEPVPWCGTGFYYGEHHRPGKHPYHAAGLYYIQEPSAMSAVEMLDPQPGEVVLDLAAAPGGKSSHIAGKMQGQGLLVANEIHPARAKILAENIERMGVSNAIVTNATPDELAARFPSFFDRIMLDAPCSGEGMFRKDPDAISEWSEDHVVMCAARQWDILEQAVKMLKPGGTLAYSTCTFNRQENELMIERLLAAFPAFTLVGTERIWPHEHRGEGHFVAVLRAAAGDSLAREPQAAGDAHSAHGRRKAERAPRGKGQPAAPAAAGMAQFLAWAREELPGFAPGQGDALLFGEALYELPQAGGSSLSAAQLSGLRIPRAGLHLGTIRKNRVEPAHALALAVKPEWARLHYDYAPDAPEIAAYLRGETLPVPPDHKGWALVTVNGLPLGWGKASGGQLKNHYPKGLRLP; translated from the coding sequence ATGACGATTTCTTTACCCTTCACGTATATCGAACAAATGCGCACGCTCCTCGGTCAAGACGCGGAGCGTTTCTTGCGGTCTTATGACGAGACGCGAACGCAAGGATTACGAATCAATCCCTTGAAGACGGACTTCCACAGCAAGCTCACCGCTGAACTATGCAAGATGTACGAACTGGAGCCCGTTCCTTGGTGTGGGACAGGGTTCTATTACGGAGAACATCATCGCCCAGGCAAGCACCCTTATCATGCTGCAGGCTTGTATTATATTCAAGAGCCATCGGCCATGTCTGCTGTCGAGATGTTAGATCCGCAGCCCGGTGAGGTTGTTCTAGACTTAGCGGCAGCGCCAGGCGGCAAGTCCTCGCATATCGCCGGTAAAATGCAAGGTCAAGGGCTGCTTGTGGCGAACGAAATTCATCCTGCGCGCGCCAAAATTCTAGCCGAAAATATCGAACGCATGGGTGTGTCCAATGCGATCGTGACAAACGCGACGCCAGACGAGCTCGCTGCACGCTTCCCGTCATTCTTTGACCGGATTATGCTCGACGCCCCGTGCTCTGGGGAAGGGATGTTCCGCAAGGACCCCGATGCGATTAGCGAATGGTCCGAGGACCATGTCGTCATGTGCGCGGCGCGTCAGTGGGACATCCTGGAGCAAGCGGTGAAGATGCTGAAGCCAGGCGGCACCCTGGCTTACTCGACCTGTACGTTCAATCGACAAGAGAATGAGTTGATGATTGAACGTCTCCTGGCGGCGTTCCCTGCGTTCACACTAGTGGGAACGGAGCGCATTTGGCCTCACGAGCACCGCGGTGAGGGCCATTTTGTCGCCGTGCTGCGCGCAGCAGCCGGCGATAGCCTTGCCCGCGAGCCGCAGGCTGCGGGCGACGCGCACAGCGCGCACGGCCGCCGCAAGGCGGAGCGCGCGCCGCGCGGCAAGGGCCAGCCCGCCGCTCCCGCGGCGGCGGGCATGGCCCAATTCCTCGCGTGGGCCCGCGAGGAATTGCCCGGCTTCGCGCCGGGCCAGGGCGATGCGCTTCTCTTCGGTGAAGCGCTGTATGAGCTGCCGCAAGCGGGCGGCAGCTCCTTGTCGGCCGCGCAGCTTAGCGGCCTCCGCATCCCGCGTGCCGGCCTGCACCTCGGCACGATCCGCAAGAACCGCGTCGAACCAGCGCATGCGCTAGCGCTCGCCGTCAAACCGGAATGGGCGCGTCTTCACTATGACTACGCGCCAGATGCCCCCGAGATCGCCGCTTATCTACGCGGCGAGACATTGCCCGTGCCGCCGGATCACAAAGGTTGGGCGCTCGTGACCGTGAACGGTCTGCCGCTCGGCTGGGGCAAAGCCAGCGGCGGCCAGCTGAAGAATCATTACCCGAAAGGCTTGCGGCTGCCCTAA